A window of the Rhodoferax sp. GW822-FHT02A01 genome harbors these coding sequences:
- a CDS encoding aromatic ring-hydroxylating dioxygenase subunit alpha, with protein sequence MRVPAKPEKYLTQLPVSSYFDSELYAREMQTIFQNGPRYVGHALSVPNQGDYYALPQEGEGRALVRNASGIELISNVCRHRQAVMLKGRGSLTHDAKGAANGNIVCPLHRWTYSGAHSGNGMSPAGTLLGAPHFTHDPCLNLNNYKLQEWNGLLFEQNGVDVNAQLTNMGPRAELSFDGYVLDRVEMHECNYNWKTFIEVYLEDYHVGPFHPGLGKFVTCDDLRWEFKDNYSVQTVGVADALRKSGSPVYERWHKALLNYRNNVPPEYGAIWLTYYPHIMVEWYPHVLTVSTLHPMGVNKTMNMVEFYYPEEIAAFEREFVEAQQAAYMETCIEDDEIGERMDAGRAALLARGDNEVGPYQSPMEDGMQHFHAWYRNTMGTIA encoded by the coding sequence ATGCGGGTTCCGGCAAAACCGGAAAAATATCTGACTCAGCTGCCTGTTTCGAGCTATTTCGATTCCGAGCTCTATGCCCGGGAGATGCAAACCATCTTCCAGAATGGCCCGCGCTACGTGGGCCATGCGCTCAGCGTGCCCAACCAGGGGGATTACTACGCCCTGCCGCAGGAAGGCGAAGGCCGGGCGCTGGTGCGCAACGCTTCGGGAATCGAACTGATTTCCAACGTGTGCCGTCACCGCCAGGCAGTGATGCTCAAGGGTCGCGGCTCACTCACCCACGACGCCAAGGGTGCGGCCAACGGCAACATCGTCTGCCCCCTGCACCGCTGGACCTACAGCGGCGCGCACAGTGGCAACGGTATGTCACCGGCAGGCACACTGCTGGGTGCGCCCCACTTCACCCACGACCCCTGCCTGAACCTCAACAACTACAAGCTGCAGGAGTGGAACGGCCTGCTGTTCGAACAGAACGGCGTCGATGTCAACGCGCAACTGACCAACATGGGCCCGCGTGCCGAGCTCAGCTTTGACGGCTACGTGCTGGACCGCGTAGAGATGCACGAGTGCAACTACAACTGGAAGACCTTCATTGAGGTCTATCTGGAGGACTACCACGTGGGACCGTTCCATCCCGGTCTGGGCAAGTTTGTCACCTGTGACGACCTGCGCTGGGAATTCAAGGACAACTACTCGGTGCAGACCGTGGGCGTGGCCGATGCCCTGCGCAAATCCGGCAGCCCAGTGTACGAGCGCTGGCACAAGGCCTTGCTGAACTACCGCAACAACGTGCCACCGGAATACGGCGCCATCTGGCTCACCTACTACCCGCACATCATGGTGGAGTGGTACCCGCATGTACTCACCGTCTCCACGTTGCACCCCATGGGCGTGAACAAGACCATGAACATGGTGGAGTTCTACTACCCCGAGGAAATTGCCGCATTCGAACGCGAGTTCGTCGAAGCCCAGCAGGCCGCCTACATGGAAACCTGCATCGAGGACGACGAGATCGGCGAACGCATGGATGCCGGGCGCGCAGCCCTTCTGGCGCGTGGCGACAATGAAGTCGGCCCCTACCAAAGCCCCATGGAAGACGGCATGCAGCATTTCCACGCCTGGTACCGCAACACCATGGGAACTATCGCCTAG
- a CDS encoding HDOD domain-containing protein gives MNWFSWIRPVKKKQEIAPAAAAQPMEPRNEIPSLPEDVPDFLPWLLDVEPLQEIESSFQELRALEAVKKTLALPTIPQNLLPRANALVPQLIALMRESALPKRAVAERVSKDAKLTAEVMRLANSPYYRSQEEVATLMQAITLIGSTGLQTAIARVVLKPILQTTSNPKLADMEERLWEHSELVAQHAAALSPSAGLQSIEGYIAGLLYNTGWKVALRSLDQAGIALESPLSASFSIAMTEMAHQLFGLTTSEWEVTPGFTSFSVDAREFGLRRSKHPMTRVLQSAQAIAMGEIVSGMSQTMPAPLL, from the coding sequence ATGAACTGGTTTTCCTGGATTCGCCCGGTCAAGAAAAAGCAGGAAATTGCCCCCGCTGCTGCTGCCCAGCCCATGGAACCTCGAAACGAGATACCTTCCTTGCCAGAGGATGTGCCGGACTTCCTCCCCTGGCTGCTGGATGTCGAACCTTTGCAGGAGATCGAATCGTCCTTTCAGGAGCTTCGCGCATTGGAGGCCGTCAAGAAGACGCTGGCGTTGCCCACCATCCCCCAGAATCTTCTACCGCGGGCCAACGCCCTGGTACCCCAGCTGATCGCTCTGATGCGGGAAAGCGCGTTGCCAAAGAGAGCGGTTGCCGAAAGGGTGTCCAAGGACGCCAAGCTCACTGCAGAGGTTATGCGCCTGGCCAACAGCCCGTATTACCGCTCCCAGGAAGAAGTTGCCACCCTGATGCAGGCCATCACGCTCATTGGTTCAACGGGTCTGCAGACTGCCATCGCACGCGTGGTGCTCAAACCCATTCTGCAAACGACTTCCAACCCCAAGCTGGCAGACATGGAGGAGCGGCTGTGGGAACACTCCGAGTTGGTGGCGCAGCACGCGGCGGCACTGTCACCCTCGGCCGGGCTGCAAAGCATTGAAGGCTACATTGCCGGACTTTTGTACAACACTGGCTGGAAGGTCGCGCTGCGCAGTCTGGATCAGGCCGGTATTGCGCTGGAGTCCCCTCTGTCGGCGTCCTTTTCCATCGCCATGACCGAGATGGCACACCAGCTGTTCGGACTGACTACTTCCGAATGGGAAGTCACGCCGGGTTTCACCAGCTTCAGCGTGGATGCCCGCGAATTCGGGCTGCGTCGGAGCAAACACCCCATGACCCGGGTTTTGCAGTCGGCTCAGGCCATCGCCATGGGCGAGATTGTGTCAGGCATGAGCCAGACCATGCCCGCACCTTTACTCTGA
- a CDS encoding exodeoxyribonuclease VII small subunit, which translates to MPKASAPQTTASASPAPPETLPLPESYEDAMQELEVLVRRLESGEMPLDQLLSGYQRGAALLQFCRDKLAAVEDQIKVLDDGSLKAWKAQS; encoded by the coding sequence ATGCCCAAGGCCAGTGCACCACAAACAACCGCATCCGCGTCACCCGCGCCGCCAGAAACCCTGCCACTGCCTGAAAGCTATGAAGATGCCATGCAAGAGCTTGAAGTGCTGGTACGTCGCCTGGAGTCGGGTGAAATGCCCCTGGACCAGTTGCTCAGCGGGTATCAGCGCGGTGCGGCACTGCTGCAGTTTTGCCGAGACAAGCTTGCCGCGGTAGAAGACCAGATCAAGGTGCTGGACGACGGCTCGCTCAAGGCATGGAAGGCTCAGTCATGA
- a CDS encoding polyprenyl synthetase family protein, with protein sequence MAVSQAPVFALEPWMRSRLEQVERALDRWINADEPKGVGHAAPAALVEAMRYAVLDGGKRLRPLLVMAAHEAVAADSTQGAEAALRAACAVELIHAYSLVHDDMPCMDNDVLRRGKPTVHVQFGEASALLAGDALQALAFELLTPSEGGVDCVTQARLCALLARAAGSGGMAGGQAIDLASVGHHLNETELREMHQLKTGALLQGSVVMGAYCGAPSPVALAALQDYGAAVGLAFQVVDDILDVTADSATLGKTAGKDADNDKPTYVSLMGLERSKTYAQELLVQALHALQQSGLTNTRALAALADMVVNRAH encoded by the coding sequence ATGGCCGTATCCCAAGCCCCGGTGTTTGCCCTGGAACCCTGGATGCGTTCGCGCCTGGAACAGGTGGAACGCGCGCTGGACCGTTGGATCAATGCGGATGAGCCCAAAGGGGTGGGACATGCAGCGCCTGCTGCTTTGGTGGAAGCCATGCGCTACGCCGTTCTGGATGGTGGCAAACGCCTGCGTCCGCTCCTGGTGATGGCGGCGCATGAAGCCGTTGCGGCAGATTCAACCCAGGGTGCCGAAGCCGCGTTGCGTGCAGCCTGCGCCGTAGAGCTGATCCATGCCTACTCTTTGGTGCATGACGACATGCCGTGCATGGACAACGACGTGCTGCGCCGTGGCAAGCCCACGGTGCATGTGCAATTTGGTGAGGCCAGTGCCCTGCTGGCAGGAGACGCCTTGCAGGCGCTGGCGTTTGAGCTGTTGACACCGTCTGAAGGTGGTGTGGACTGCGTGACCCAGGCGCGCTTGTGCGCTCTGCTGGCGCGTGCCGCCGGCAGTGGCGGCATGGCTGGCGGTCAGGCGATTGATTTGGCAAGTGTCGGGCACCATCTGAATGAAACCGAGCTGCGTGAAATGCACCAGCTCAAGACAGGCGCCCTGCTGCAGGGAAGTGTGGTGATGGGCGCATACTGTGGCGCACCCTCGCCGGTCGCATTGGCGGCGCTGCAGGACTATGGCGCAGCCGTCGGACTGGCGTTTCAGGTGGTGGACGATATTCTGGATGTCACAGCCGATTCCGCCACCTTGGGCAAGACGGCGGGCAAAGATGCAGACAATGACAAGCCTACCTATGTGTCCCTGATGGGGCTGGAGCGCAGCAAGACCTATGCGCAGGAACTGCTGGTGCAGGCCTTGCATGCCTTGCAACAGAGTGGCCTGACCAATACCCGGGCGCTCGCTGCGCTTGCCGATATGGTGGTGAATCGCGCACACTAG
- the dxs gene encoding 1-deoxy-D-xylulose-5-phosphate synthase produces MPNPSYPLLETINDPAELRKLPRAELHTLAEELREFLLNSVATTGGHLSSNLGTVELTVALHYVFNTPHDRVVWDVGHQTYPHKILTGRRDRMPTLRQLGGLSGFPQRSESEFDTFGTAHSSTSISAALGMALAAKIKGEDRRAIAIIGDGAMTAGMAFEALNNGGVADCNLLVILNDNDMSISPPVGALNRYLAQLLSGQFYAAAKSVGKTVLKGAPPLFELAKRFEEHAKGMVVPATLFEKFGFNYIGPIDGHDLDSLIPTLENIKHLKGPQFLHVVTKKGQGYKLAEADPVAYHGPGKFDPAVGLVKATVPAPMTFTQVFGQWLCDVAAADDRLVGITPAMREGSGMVEFEKRFPKRYFDVGIAEQHAVTFAAGLATEGLKPVVAIYSTFLQRAYDQLIHDVAIQNLPVVFALDRAGLVGADGATHAGAYDIAFMRCIPNMSIACPADENECRQLLNTAYAQNHPVAVRYPRGSGAGVAVQPSLEGLALGMGVVRKQGQKIAILAFGTLLYPALKVAEALGITVVNMRWVKPLDVELLVSVAQSHQALVTVEEGALMGGAGSAVLEALQAANLVLPVLQLGLEDRFIEHGDPAKLLALQGLDAAGIEASIRARFGHLLPVAALAA; encoded by the coding sequence ATGCCGAACCCATCCTATCCCCTGCTTGAGACCATCAACGATCCGGCTGAACTGCGCAAGTTGCCACGGGCAGAGCTGCACACACTGGCTGAAGAGTTGCGGGAGTTCTTGCTCAACAGTGTGGCTACCACGGGCGGACACCTGAGTTCCAACCTGGGCACGGTGGAGTTGACGGTTGCCTTGCACTATGTGTTCAACACACCGCACGACCGTGTGGTGTGGGATGTGGGGCATCAGACCTATCCGCACAAGATTCTCACTGGGCGGCGTGATCGCATGCCCACGCTGCGCCAGTTGGGAGGCTTAAGTGGCTTCCCGCAGCGCTCCGAGAGCGAGTTCGATACCTTCGGAACGGCGCATTCCAGCACATCCATATCGGCGGCACTGGGTATGGCGCTGGCTGCAAAGATCAAGGGCGAGGACCGGCGCGCCATTGCCATCATTGGCGACGGTGCCATGACCGCAGGCATGGCCTTTGAAGCATTGAACAACGGTGGCGTTGCGGACTGCAATTTGCTGGTCATCCTCAACGACAACGACATGAGCATCAGCCCGCCGGTCGGGGCCTTGAACCGCTATCTGGCGCAATTGCTTAGCGGCCAGTTCTATGCGGCAGCCAAGAGTGTGGGCAAGACTGTGCTCAAGGGCGCGCCTCCCCTGTTCGAATTGGCCAAGCGCTTTGAAGAGCATGCCAAGGGCATGGTGGTGCCAGCCACCCTGTTCGAGAAATTCGGCTTTAACTACATAGGCCCCATAGACGGGCATGACTTGGATTCGCTGATTCCCACGCTGGAAAACATCAAGCACCTCAAGGGCCCGCAGTTCCTCCACGTGGTGACCAAGAAGGGCCAGGGCTACAAGCTGGCCGAGGCCGATCCCGTGGCCTACCACGGTCCTGGAAAGTTCGATCCTGCAGTGGGCCTGGTCAAGGCCACAGTACCTGCGCCCATGACCTTTACCCAGGTTTTCGGCCAGTGGTTATGTGATGTGGCCGCGGCCGATGATCGACTGGTGGGCATCACGCCCGCCATGCGCGAGGGCTCCGGCATGGTGGAATTTGAGAAGCGCTTTCCCAAACGCTACTTCGATGTGGGCATTGCGGAACAACACGCTGTGACCTTTGCCGCAGGTCTGGCTACGGAAGGGCTCAAGCCCGTGGTGGCGATCTACTCCACCTTTTTGCAACGCGCATACGACCAACTGATTCACGACGTGGCAATCCAGAACCTGCCCGTGGTGTTTGCGCTCGACCGTGCGGGATTGGTCGGAGCGGATGGCGCCACCCACGCCGGCGCCTATGACATCGCTTTCATGCGCTGCATCCCCAACATGAGCATTGCCTGTCCGGCCGACGAGAACGAGTGCCGCCAGCTGCTCAATACGGCTTATGCACAGAACCACCCCGTGGCGGTGCGCTATCCGCGCGGATCTGGTGCCGGTGTGGCTGTGCAGCCTTCGCTTGAGGGGCTTGCGCTGGGCATGGGGGTTGTGCGCAAGCAGGGCCAGAAGATTGCCATCCTGGCCTTTGGTACATTGTTGTACCCGGCACTCAAGGTGGCCGAAGCTCTGGGCATCACGGTGGTGAACATGCGTTGGGTCAAGCCCTTGGATGTGGAGTTGCTGGTTTCCGTGGCCCAGTCTCACCAGGCGCTGGTGACCGTCGAAGAAGGCGCGCTGATGGGCGGTGCCGGTAGCGCGGTGCTGGAGGCCTTGCAGGCGGCAAATCTCGTGCTGCCGGTGCTGCAGCTGGGACTGGAAGACCGCTTCATCGAACACGGGGATCCAGCCAAGCTACTGGCCTTGCAAGGGCTGGACGCTGCAGGAATCGAGGCATCCATTCGTGCCCGCTTTGGCCATTTGCTGCCGGTTGCTGCGCTGGCAGCCTGA
- the crcB gene encoding fluoride efflux transporter CrcB, translated as MPSILAICVGASLGALARWQLSLLFLPTSMTIPGTVIPLGTLAANLIGGYLVGVCVAIFQALPQLDPVWRLLLITGFLGGLTTFSSFSAEVVLMLMQQRFVLAIGTVCVHLLGSLMLTVLGIKTVSLFLPTH; from the coding sequence ATGCCTTCCATACTTGCCATATGCGTGGGCGCCAGCCTGGGCGCGCTGGCCCGTTGGCAATTGAGCCTGCTGTTCCTGCCGACATCCATGACCATTCCCGGCACCGTCATCCCGCTGGGCACATTGGCGGCCAATTTGATTGGTGGCTATCTGGTGGGCGTGTGTGTGGCTATTTTTCAGGCACTACCCCAACTGGATCCAGTATGGCGTCTGCTGCTGATCACCGGCTTTCTGGGCGGGCTGACCACCTTCTCCAGCTTCTCTGCGGAAGTGGTTCTCATGTTGATGCAGCAACGTTTCGTGCTGGCAATCGGCACCGTGTGCGTGCACTTGCTGGGCTCTCTCATGCTCACGGTACTTGGGATCAAAACGGTTTCCCTGTTCTTGCCAACGCACTGA
- a CDS encoding helix-hairpin-helix domain-containing protein — MLKYLMACWCCALCVSAMAVEINSANEAELDSVKGLGPSSTARILKAREAGPFKDWADLMKRVKGIKPASAEKLSAGGLTVNQQPYDSNGAESKTP; from the coding sequence ATGTTGAAGTACTTGATGGCCTGCTGGTGCTGTGCGCTGTGCGTATCGGCCATGGCGGTAGAGATCAACAGCGCCAATGAGGCTGAACTCGACAGCGTGAAAGGCCTGGGCCCCAGCAGCACCGCCCGCATTCTGAAAGCGCGCGAGGCGGGTCCGTTCAAAGACTGGGCCGACCTGATGAAACGCGTCAAAGGCATTAAACCCGCCAGTGCCGAGAAGCTGTCTGCCGGAGGCCTCACCGTCAACCAGCAGCCCTATGACTCCAACGGTGCAGAAAGCAAGACGCCATGA